The Petrotoga sp. 9PWA.NaAc.5.4 genome has a window encoding:
- a CDS encoding transposase, translated as MFKERCILKKGDPKDIKFICMDMSAPFQAETKKEFPKAKIIFDKFHEIKVLSQQLIRTFGFRDSVSFYC; from the coding sequence ATATTCAAAGAAAGATGCATCCTGAAAAAAGGTGATCCAAAAGATATAAAATTCATATGTATGGATATGTCGGCACCATTTCAAGCTGAAACAAAGAAAGAGTTTCCAAAAGCAAAGATAATATTTGATAAATTTCACGAGATAAAAGTATTGAGTCAGCAATTAATTCGTACATTTGGTTTCAGAGATTCCGTTTCATTTTATTGTTAA